GACAAACTCCTGCTCTCGAAATGACAGCACCGCGCTGCGCGCCAAGCGCGCCGCGTTGGTCCACTCCAGCGCGACCAGAATGATAACGATGTTAAGCAGGCCCGGCCCGGCGAGCTTCGACAAAACCAACAACAACACGATGCGCGGAATCGTGTAAATCGTGTCGACCAGCCGCATCAAGGCATTGTCCAGCACGCCGCCAACGTAGCCGGCGAGTATGCCAATCAAGCCGCCGATGAGCACCGTGCTCAGCCCAACCACGAGCCCCACCGTCAAAGACACCCGCCCGCCATGCATGATGCGCACCCAGGTGTCGCGCCCCAACTCGTCGGTGCCGAACCAATGCTTTGCCGACGGCAAATGCATGCGCTCGGTGAGCGAAACCTGATCCAACGAGTACGGCGCCATGTAAGGTCCGGCGATTACCAGAAACAGCAGCAGCAAAAAGAAAAACGAACCGACGTAGGCGACCCGATGCTGCTTGAAACGGCGCCAGACCATCCGCCAATAGCCCGGCGAAGCGTCGGCGGTGTCGAGTGCGGCAATGTTAAGCGTATCGGTGGTCATAGACGGATACCTTTCACCACGAACGCACGAAGAGCACGAAGTTCGGAGAAAAGAACTCTTGTTCTTTGTTTTCTCGTCCCTTCGTGCTCTTCGTGCCTTCGTGGTGAATCATTCTTTTCCGAACTTTGCGCCTTTGCGCGGGATATCCTGACCGATTTCAACTGTGGTATCTAATGCGCGGGTCGAGCCAGCCGTAAATCACGTCGGCCAGCAGGTTAAAAAACACCACCGTCGCGGCGATGATCATCACCACGGTCATCGCGACCACGTAGTCGTTGCCCATGATTGACGTATAGAGCAGCCGGCCCATGCCGGGATAGGCAAAGACCGTCTCGACTACCGTGGAACCGCCGACCACCCGCGGCATAGTAACGGCAATAATCGTCACCACCGGGATCAACCCGTTCTTTAACGCATGGCGCCCGATCACCGCGCTCTCGCTCAATCCTTTGGCACGCGCTGTCGTCAAATAATCCTGGCGCAAGACTTCGAGCAGACTCGAACGCATGAAGCGCTGCACCTGGATAATTTCCGAGATCGCCAACACGGCCACCGGCAGGATCAGATGCTTGATCCAATCCCAGGTTGCCTCCCAGGTGCCGGGCGTAAGCTCGCTGTTGACGATGCCCGACGTCGGCAGCCAGCCCAGCTTGACCGAGAACACCACGATCAACATCAAGCCGAGCCAAAATGCTGGCACCGAATAGGCCACAAATGTGGTGGCGGTCAAAAAATAATCGCCGAATGAATATTGCCGCACCGCGGAGAAGATACCGAGCGCGATGGCGATCAGCTTGCCGATGATCACCGCCGAAATCGTCAAGATCAAAGTATTCTTGAGCGCCGGTAAGATGATATCGATGACCGGCTGGCCATACTCGCGCGAGTATCCCGGATTCAACTGCAGCAACTGCCAAAGCCATTTGCCGTATTGCACGACAATCGGATCGTCAAAACCGTAGAGCTTGCGCAGCCGATCATAGTCCTGCGGCCGCAAGTTGGGAATGCCTTCGAGCATCCGATAGAGCGGATCGCCGGGCATCAGTTGAAGCAAAGAAAAAATCAGCGCCGATATGACCAGCAGCAGCGGCACGG
This window of the Deltaproteobacteria bacterium genome carries:
- a CDS encoding ABC transporter permease, encoding MTTDTLNIAALDTADASPGYWRMVWRRFKQHRVAYVGSFFFLLLLFLVIAGPYMAPYSLDQVSLTERMHLPSAKHWFGTDELGRDTWVRIMHGGRVSLTVGLVVGLSTVLIGGLIGILAGYVGGVLDNALMRLVDTIYTIPRIVLLLVLSKLAGPGLLNIVIILVALEWTNAARLARSAVLSFREQEFVLAARCLGASRWRVMLRHLLPNSLGPLIVSATLDAGAAIRAETTLSFLGLGIQPPTPSWGNLLTNAATNIFIAPLQVFLPGLFIFFALMSFNLLGDALRDALDPKLSNNR
- a CDS encoding ABC transporter permease, whose protein sequence is MLLYVIRRLLQTVPLLLVISALIFSLLQLMPGDPLYRMLEGIPNLRPQDYDRLRKLYGFDDPIVVQYGKWLWQLLQLNPGYSREYGQPVIDIILPALKNTLILTISAVIIGKLIAIALGIFSAVRQYSFGDYFLTATTFVAYSVPAFWLGLMLIVVFSVKLGWLPTSGIVNSELTPGTWEATWDWIKHLILPVAVLAISEIIQVQRFMRSSLLEVLRQDYLTTARAKGLSESAVIGRHALKNGLIPVVTIIAVTMPRVVGGSTVVETVFAYPGMGRLLYTSIMGNDYVVAMTVVMIIAATVVFFNLLADVIYGWLDPRIRYHS